DNA sequence from the Falco biarmicus isolate bFalBia1 chromosome 5, bFalBia1.pri, whole genome shotgun sequence genome:
GCAGTAACAAACTCAGGGGAGGCTCTGAGAGGGGAGAGTCAAAGTCACATGGAGGCTCTTGGAGATATGGGGTTGTGGTTGATGCACTCCCTGTGGTAGTGCAAGCTGGATGTGTCCTTATTAAACCTCTTACAGTGACACTGtgctgatttttctctttcctccctcctttccctttcgtcatgcctgctgctgagtgcagcaggagctgccaccCCGCACCAACGGCTCGGCACCCACTGCCCCAGCGCTCACTCGCGATGCCCTCCACACCAAgatggagcagctggaggagcagctccTCTCCAAGATCCTGACTTTGCAGAAGGAGCgccaggctgccagcactgaccgcagccagcagcagcatgacaTCGAGAAGGAACTGAATTCCCTCCAGAACCGGGTGACAGAGCTGGAGCACGGTGAGTCCTGCCCGGTGGAGATGGAGGTGGTGCAGGGGGTCCCTACCCCCAGGTGCATCTCCAGGAGAGCCCCAGGACAGGCTGCCCTCATCCCAATGATGGGTGCTgaccctcctctctcctccctatCCTTGGCATGTAGGACCACCAGGCTACAGCCCTCCCGATGCCTTCAAGGTGACCATCCCAGTGCAGAATAACTACATGTATGCCCGCATGAAGAAGAGCCTGCCTGAGCTCTACGCCTTCACCATCTGCATGTGGCTGAAGTCCAAGGCCCTGGCAGGGCTTGGCACCCCTTTCTCCTACTCTGTCCCAAGCCAAGCCAATGAGATCGTGCTGCTGGAGTGGGGCAGCAACCCCCTGGAGCTGCTCATCAATGACAAGGTCAGCCCAGCCACAGGAGGGGCAAGAGGGAAGCCCCTGCCCTCATCTCCCCTGCTTCAGCCCCCCATGGAAATGATGCTCCTGGGGGTACTGATGTaggggagctgggaggaagggattgggagggaagggggaggcaggaggatggggaggatGGCACGTTGTGGTGGGATTtgagagggagaagcagcacattGGGATGTCTGTAGAATTTGGGGTGCCACTGCTTTGGGGGCACACTTCTTGCTCTGCAAGGGGCTGGAGAGACACTGGGGTCCCCCAGCATTTGCACCGAGTGCCGGGCTCTTGCTCTTCTTTCCAAGGTTGCCCAGCTGCCACTGAGCCTGAAGGACAAGGCCTGGCACCATGTCTGTGTGGCATGGACCACCCGGGATGGCAAGTGGTCAGCGTACCAGGACGGTGAGCAGCGAGGTGCTGGTGAGAACCTGGCCTCCTGGCATGCCATCAAGCCCCAGGGTGTCGTCATCCTGGGCCAGGAGCAGGTAAGTGCCAGCACAACATTGAGAGCTGCTAGTTTGCATCGCTCCGTCATGAAgccagctggggagcagggggcagcCCCCAAATGGGGCAAGGGCTGGGGGTGGCATTGGCAGGACCATTCAGCATGGCGCATTGGCATCTTGGGCAAGGGGCAATCCTGCCTGCTCATCCCACCTCTGGGCAGGCCACGGACACTCActgtcttttcctcttccctctccctgtccctctgtccTCCATTTGCTCCCCGCCTTGTCATCTTGCATCTCCTCCATGCATCCATCCCCTCCAATCCTTGCTATTGGGCATCTTGCTCTGCTTCTCCCGAtacttctccctctccccttgccCACTGGATGCATGTTCCTtctcctgtccccatccccgtTCCATCACCTCTCTTGCTCTTTGCCAGGACACGCTGGGTGGCCGCTTTGATGCCACCCAGGCCTTCGTGGGGGAGCTGGCGCAGTTCAGTGTGTGGGACCACATGCTGGCACCAGCAGAGATCCTGGGCTTGGCCAACTGCACCTCCCACCTCCAAGGCAACGTGATCCAGTGGGACGACCAGGCGGTGGAGGTCTTTGGGGGTGCCAGCAAGGGGGACTTCGCTGCCTgtgaggaagggaggaaggcaTGAGCAGCCCCTCACCCGCTCTGCAGCGCCAAGGAGCCCAGTGGCAGCCCCGAAGCAGGGAGCCCCTTTCTCCCCTCCCAGACTACCAAGCCTCATCAGGGCGATGCTCAAGCCCCCCGCGCTGGTGTCCTGGGAGGGAGGGGTTCCCCTGGCATCCTCCTTCTTGTCCCCACGCTGGTGGCGCGGCTTGTCCCCCGTCCTGGCATGCCTTCCCCTGGGTGTTACCCTGCGACGCTTCTGTTTCAGGAGGACACCACCATACCCACAGGTGTCTCTGGTACAGCGAGGCTCCCCACTTTGTCAGCCCCAATGAGTGGGAAGGAGACCTCCGTCTGCCCCAAGCACGGTCCAGCCTTAGCGGGATGCCAGCGTGtgcccctccccctcctctcccaagCACATCCCCTTTCCCCGTTTATTTCTAGTGCCCCACTATCTGGTCTTGTGAGTCTGTACTCCAAATGAGCCCAAAGACTCGGCTGGGAGCATCTTCCCCTCTGGCCCCATTCCTTCTTCTCCTGTCACCCTGgttttcccagcacagccccgaggaggctgagggaagaTGGCAGAGGGTTGGCGAGACATTGCTCACCCTCCCTGtgccccttcccctgcctctaCTGCCTGTTTGGGCAGGACTGCCTAAGGGGAGACAGGCTTTCAAGGCAGAGGCAAGCAGAGCAAGCCCTCCCCTCCCAAGCTGGGGGGGTCGGTTGGCCACCAAGGGAATGGGGAGAAGGGGCAAAGCATCTCGTCCATCCCTGGCTGAGGGGGAAAGAGTGCAGCACTGCCATTAAAGGGAAcaaaatcaagcaaaaaaaaaaaaaaaaaaaaaaagagacagaggaTGATGGTGGCCAGAGGAGCCTTGCTGCCCATCCCTGGCCTTTTGCATGCTGGGTTGGGCTGCTGCCCTTGCCTCCACCTGGCTCCCCTGCTTTGAGCTGCTCCTGGCCAAGgacagggctgctgccagccttggAACTGGAGGGGTGATGGAGTGGGCTAGTATTTTCCCCATGGAGTGCCTGAGAATACACTGTTTCCATGCCGCATGGTCACCAATGTCTcaatacatgtgtgtgtgcacacgtgtATGTGTCCAGGGGGGAGAGGGTTATTTCGGGGGTTTCATGGTTGCTCAGCCCAGTGTCCAGCTTCCAGTGCTCCCCTGCGACCCCAAGTCCTACTTCGTGCTTTCAGCAacagctgctcctgcaccaGGGGGAGGTGAAGCAGGCAGAGGGGACAGCCCTGCCACCCGcatcacccccccccccgcagggtCCCCGCCGGCAGTGGGGCAGCTCAGCCCACTGCGGGGGGATGCGTGGGGGCAGGGCGCAGCCCTCGTGCCAAGTGGGAAACACTGTGACCTTCATGCACCCCGCCGAGTTGTCCCCTCTTCCTTGCTCGCTCACGCGCTTTCTCTAATGCACGTTTGTGAAAGGAGCCCCTGATGCGCACCCATGTTGGGgcatttcttttgtaaagtTGATCGTGAACAATAAACGTGACATTTTCTGTTCAAGCCTCCTGTGGGGTGTGAGGTCACTGCAGGGACAGAGGGGACCAGCCAGCCCAAGCCGAGGTGTCCTTCCCCGGGATGCTTAGGGTGGCATCCCTGGAGGGAGGTGGACAGGCCCGCATCTGCATAGCTGGCATTACAGAAATATCATCGCGAGAGGCTGGGTAGCATTGCCCTGGGGGGGTCATGGTGGTGTCACAGTCACAGTTTGGGCACCTCTCATCTGCCCTGTGGTGGAGCAGCATGGGGtacaggctgctgctgcgg
Encoded proteins:
- the NPTXR gene encoding neuronal pentraxin receptor, whose translation is MLAFLGAIICIIASVHPAGTAAPAAAAADNDSAAAALLPAADKGLGALHGPAEALASAGPRLPGGPPPPLFSRFVCTPLSAECPATGTGPAAAAGPEELLALRSAAAQLRRTALEQKERIRMDQETIRELTGKLSRCEGGLRTPPAAAPPAAGLRAAPRPGTMGHPPAEPPAVRELEEAVRTLQDRIDRIEQELPPRTNGSAPTAPALTRDALHTKMEQLEEQLLSKILTLQKERQAASTDRSQQQHDIEKELNSLQNRVTELEHGPPGYSPPDAFKVTIPVQNNYMYARMKKSLPELYAFTICMWLKSKALAGLGTPFSYSVPSQANEIVLLEWGSNPLELLINDKVAQLPLSLKDKAWHHVCVAWTTRDGKWSAYQDGEQRGAGENLASWHAIKPQGVVILGQEQDTLGGRFDATQAFVGELAQFSVWDHMLAPAEILGLANCTSHLQGNVIQWDDQAVEVFGGASKGDFAACEEGRKA